A genomic segment from Glycine soja cultivar W05 chromosome 20, ASM419377v2, whole genome shotgun sequence encodes:
- the LOC114402647 gene encoding VQ motif-containing protein 8, chloroplastic-like, whose translation MRPGEKLYGFHEEPKKVIINGPRPSSLVINKDSHMIRKETKLQRPQRINPIIIYTESPKVIHTKAKDFMALVQRLTGRSSTNDNLSTTASLPQEGSENFGSSLSDGSNYNSNETSSALRRFGENLVESGAIIQHGPSHLDFVDMPLSTPNSSDFFCSSRSSVYKYSDSPYGVLGSLISPSGLEFMKELPEY comes from the coding sequence ATGAGGCCTGGTGAAAAGTTATATGGTTTCCATGAGGAACCAAAGAAGGTGATCATCAATGGTCCACGTCCTTCCTCTTTGGTGATCAACAAAGATTCTCACATGATACGCAAAGAAACCAAACTCCAAAGGCCACAGAGGATTAATCCCATCATCATTTACACCGAATCTCCCAAGGTTATCCACACCAAGGCCAAAGATTTCATGGCTCTTGTTCAAAGACTCACGGGTAGGTCAAGCACCAATGATAATTTGTCCACTACCGCTTCACTTCCTCAAGAGGGTTCTGAGAATTTTGGATCATCTTTATCTGATGGGTCAAACTACAATAGCAATGAAACAAGCTCGGCTCTTAGGAGATTTGGTGAGAATTTGGTTGAGAGTGGTGCAATTATTCAACATGGTCCCTCTCATCTGGATTTTGTTGACATGCCACTTTCTACTCCAAATTCCTCAGATTTCTTTTGCTCTTCTCGATCATCAGTGTATAAATATTCTGATTCTCCATATGGGGTTTTGGGAAGTTTGATATCCCCTTCCGGGTTGGAATTCATGAAAGAGTTGCCTGAATATTGA
- the LOC114402600 gene encoding uncharacterized protein LOC114402600: protein MMLTLSLSVPLQKQYPFSISQLPSSAYTTLCKWGLFILSLLLTALIFRFRQNAPPFPLIIAHCDYSHTDDDDEIYSTSEFEDDDDEEEEEDEEEEEERRDEYFRVRGSTNDERCRSIGDFLSLSEIANTKSVVKLWDTIGFGLGFGFEHFDRSSEGSSVVSVYDGELPDPAVVVSAGQNASGNLAVRIWDTRLRRRIPAMMAEWGSSLGKTVGVESSEVHKVFVKDDGRYGFTVGDMRNARSPLQYVTDSHPDLWWPNSLIVKI, encoded by the coding sequence ATGATGCTTACACTCTCACTCTCTGTGCCTCTGCAGAAGCAATACCCATTTTCCATCTCTCAGCTTCCTTCCTCTGCTTACACTACTCTCTGCAAATGGGGTCTTTTCATTCTCAGCCTACTCCTCACCGCTCTCATCTTCCGCTTCCGCCAAAACGCACCTCCCTTTCCTCTTATCATCGCTCATTGTGATTATAGCCACACCGACGATGACGACGAAATCTACTCCACATCGGAGTTTGAAGATGACgatgacgaagaagaagaagaagacgaagaagaagaagaagaaagaagggatGAGTATTTCAGAGTCAGAGGTTCTACCAACGACGAACGATGTCGAAGCATAGGTGATTTCTTATCTCTTTCAGAAATCGCCAACACCAAAAGCGTCGTTAAGTTATGGGACACCATAGGGTTTGGGCTAGGGTTTGGTTTTGAGCATTTTGACCGTTCATCTGAAGGAAGCAGCGTCGTCTCCGTTTACGACGGGGAGCTTCCTGATCCGGCGGTGGTGGTTTCCGCCGGCCAAAACGCGTCGGGGAATTTAGCGGTGAGGATTTGGGACACGCGGCTCCGGCGGCGGATACCGGCGATGATGGCGGAGTGGGGATCGAGCCTTGGGAAGACCGTTGGAGTTGAATCCAGCGAAGTACACAAGGTTTTCGTCAAAGATGACGGCCGTTACGGGTTTACGGTTGGTGACATGAGAAATGCCAGGTCGCCGTTACAATATGTAACGGATTCACACCCCGATTTGTGGTGGCCTAATTCCTTAATtgtgaaaatttaa
- the LOC114401182 gene encoding endonuclease 2: protein MEYYKIQLVAIVSLMIVLPNTQGWGEDGHAIICRIAQSRLSDSAANAVKNLLPEYAQNDLGNVCSWADRVRFYLHWSAPLHFADTPDNLCNYQYDRDCKDQDGVKGRCVVGAIKNYTDQLLDYGKNTQNNLTQALMFLSHFMGDVHQPLHVGFTSDRGANSINVHWYTRKQNLHHVWDVNIIETAEERFYDSNIDEFTNAIQENITKTWSDQVLGWETCDSKETACPDIYASEGVQAACQWAYKGAPEGSVLEDDYFLSRLPEVSLRLAQGGVRLAATLNRIFG, encoded by the exons ATGGAGTATTACAAAATCCAGTTAGTGGCCATAGTGTCACTGATGATTGTGCTTCCAAACACACAAGGGTGGGGAGAAGATGGGCATGCCATAATTTGTAGGATTGCTCAG TCTCGCCTCAGCGATTCAGCCGCAAATGCTGTGAAAAACCTGCTACCAGAATATGCACAAAACGACTTAGGAAATGTGTGCTCATGGGCTGATCGTGTCAGGTTTTATTTGCACTGGTCTGCTCCATTGCACTTTGCTGATACACCTGACAACCTTTGCAATTATCAGTATGACA GGGATTGCAAGGATCAGGATGGAGTGAAGGGAAGATGTGTAGTGGGAGCGATTAAGAACTACACTGATCAGCTCCTCGACTatggcaaaaacactcaaa ATAACCTCACACAGGCTCTTATGTTCCTTTCTCATTTTATGGGAGATGTCCATCAG CCTCTACATGTGGGCTTTACCTCAGACAGGGGAGCCAATTCAATTAATGTTCACTGGTACACAAGGAAACAAAATCTTCACCAT GTTTGGGATGTTAACATAATTGAGACAGCAGAAGAAAGATTCTATGACTCCAACATAGACGAGTTTACCAATGCCATTCAAGAGAATATTACG AAAACATGGTCCGATCAAGTACTAGGATGGGAAACCTGCGATTCTAAGGAGACTGCATGCCCTGATAT ATACGCGTCTGAAGGAGTTCAAGCAGCCTGTCAATGGGCATATAAAGGTGCTCCCGAAGGTTCAGTGCTAGAAG ACGATTACTTCCTATCACGTTTGCCAGAGGTCAGCTTGCGATTAGCTCAAGGAGGAGTTCGACTGGCTGCAACTCTCAATCGTATTTTTGGTTGA